A genomic segment from Actinoplanes sichuanensis encodes:
- the ftsE gene encoding cell division ATP-binding protein FtsE, with the protein MIQLENVTKTYPKGSRPSLDNVSVGIEKGEFVFFIGPSGSGKSTIIKLLLHEVSPTSGKVVVNQKDVTTLRSWKVPHFRRSIGCVFQDFRLLPNRTAYENVAFALEVIGKTKAVARRVVPEVLELVGLGGKEHRYPHELSGGEQQRVAVARAFVNRPLILLADEPTGNLDPDTSIEIMRLLDRINRTGTTVVMVTHDSNIVNQMRRRVIEIESGRIVRDQARGVYG; encoded by the coding sequence GTGATTCAGCTCGAGAACGTGACGAAGACGTATCCGAAGGGGTCTCGGCCGTCGCTGGACAATGTCAGCGTCGGTATCGAGAAGGGTGAGTTCGTCTTCTTCATCGGTCCCTCCGGTTCCGGCAAGTCGACGATCATCAAGCTGCTGCTGCACGAGGTCTCTCCGACCAGCGGCAAAGTGGTGGTGAACCAGAAGGATGTGACCACTCTCCGGTCCTGGAAGGTCCCCCACTTCCGGCGCTCGATCGGCTGCGTGTTCCAGGACTTCCGGCTCCTGCCGAACCGTACGGCGTACGAGAACGTGGCCTTCGCCCTTGAAGTGATCGGCAAGACCAAGGCCGTCGCCCGCCGCGTCGTGCCCGAGGTTCTCGAGCTGGTCGGTCTGGGTGGCAAGGAGCACCGGTACCCGCACGAGCTCTCCGGTGGTGAGCAGCAGCGTGTCGCGGTGGCCCGGGCCTTCGTCAACCGCCCGCTGATTCTGCTGGCCGACGAGCCCACGGGTAACCTGGACCCGGACACCTCCATCGAGATCATGCGACTGCTGGACCGGATCAACCGCACCGGCACCACGGTCGTGATGGTCACGCACGACTCCAACATCGTTAACCAGATGCGCCGCCGGGTTATCGAGATCGAGAGCGGACGGATCGTCCGTGACCAGGCGCGCGGTGTCTACGGCTAG
- the prfB gene encoding peptide chain release factor 2, whose product MTAADFPEQLKALDATLRNIENVLDVDKLRRDKADLEEQASAPDLWDDQARAQEVNSRLAYVSGEISKLERLRSRLDDAGVLLELAEAEGDAGSIDEVGEELTTLTKAVDEMEVRTLLSGEYDSREALVAIRAGAGGVDAADFAEMLMRMYLRWAERHGYPTEVYDTSYAEEAGLKSATFTVKVPYAYGTLGVESGTHRLVRISPFDNQGRRQTSFASVEVMPVVEQTDSIDIPENEIRTDVYRSSGPGGQSVNTTDSAVRLTHIPTGIVASCQNEKSQLQNKAAALRVLQARLLERKRQEEAAKMADLRQDTTGSWGDQMRSYVLHPYQMVKDLRTEFETGNPSSVFDGDVDGFIEAGIRWRKQNQLAG is encoded by the coding sequence GTGACCGCTGCCGACTTTCCCGAGCAACTGAAGGCCCTCGACGCGACCCTGCGCAACATCGAGAACGTCCTGGACGTCGACAAGCTGCGCCGGGACAAGGCGGACCTCGAGGAGCAGGCCTCCGCCCCGGACCTCTGGGACGACCAGGCGCGTGCGCAGGAGGTCAACAGCCGTCTCGCGTACGTCTCCGGTGAGATCTCCAAGCTGGAGCGCCTGCGCTCCCGCCTCGACGACGCCGGGGTCCTCCTCGAGCTCGCCGAGGCCGAGGGTGACGCCGGCTCGATCGACGAGGTCGGTGAGGAGCTCACCACGTTGACCAAGGCGGTCGACGAGATGGAGGTCCGCACCCTTCTCTCCGGGGAGTACGACTCCCGGGAGGCCCTCGTCGCCATCCGGGCCGGAGCGGGCGGCGTGGACGCCGCCGACTTCGCCGAGATGCTGATGCGGATGTACCTGCGCTGGGCCGAGCGGCACGGCTACCCGACCGAGGTCTACGACACCTCCTACGCGGAGGAGGCCGGCCTCAAGTCGGCGACGTTCACCGTCAAGGTGCCGTACGCCTACGGCACCCTCGGCGTCGAGTCGGGCACCCACCGACTGGTCCGGATCAGCCCGTTCGACAACCAGGGCCGCCGCCAGACCAGCTTCGCCAGTGTCGAGGTGATGCCGGTGGTCGAGCAGACCGACAGCATCGACATTCCGGAGAACGAGATCCGGACCGACGTCTACCGCTCCTCCGGGCCGGGTGGGCAGAGCGTCAACACCACCGACTCGGCGGTCCGGCTGACCCACATCCCGACCGGCATCGTGGCGTCGTGTCAGAACGAGAAGTCGCAGCTGCAGAACAAGGCGGCCGCCCTGCGGGTGCTCCAGGCCCGGCTTCTGGAGCGGAAGCGCCAGGAGGAGGCGGCGAAGATGGCCGATCTTCGACAGGACACCACCGGATCGTGGGGCGACCAGATGCGTTCGTACGTCCTCCACCCGTACCAGATGGTGAAGGATCTGCGCACTGAGTTCGAGACCGGTAACCCTTCGTCGGTGTTCGACGGCGATGTGGACGGGTTCATCGAGGCCGGCATCCGTTGGCGCAAGCAGAACCAGCTCGCGGGCTGA
- a CDS encoding vanadium-dependent haloperoxidase, with translation MATALLLAAISPLGATPADATTGTANSVVRWDRNAQTAIWDVAQQQPWEQGRSFAMVNGAVYDAVNAIAGKPYQPYLIAPRTTGRESTDAAVATAAYRVLDALFPAQAARLSEQYGQELAGIPEGRAKQGGIEVGTRTAAAMIAARRNDGSDGDQQWVIGTRPGEWRPTPPAFTTAGGMTPFIRPYLIPNAAMFRTAGPLSLGSTGYSADFNEIKQVGGVNSSARTADQTEAAIWWHDRHVTEWEIKRQLARNQRLSVLQTARMFAMTDLTVADTGIACFDDKRAWSFWRPVSAIQLADTDGNPGTAPDPDWMPLLVTPPFPDHPSGHTCATAARMAIWRTVLGSDRIAFHAYSEATGTTRYFHSFSEAVAEVVSARVWGGIHFRTASVQGKQLGDATSAYVSAHYFKRLHG, from the coding sequence ATGGCCACCGCGCTGCTCTTGGCAGCGATCTCGCCGCTCGGCGCGACACCGGCCGACGCCACCACGGGGACGGCGAACTCCGTCGTCAGATGGGACCGAAACGCTCAGACCGCGATCTGGGACGTGGCCCAGCAGCAGCCCTGGGAGCAGGGCCGTAGCTTTGCGATGGTCAACGGCGCCGTGTACGACGCGGTGAACGCCATCGCCGGCAAGCCGTACCAGCCGTATCTGATCGCACCGCGGACCACCGGCCGCGAGTCGACGGACGCCGCCGTCGCGACCGCGGCCTACCGGGTGCTCGACGCGCTGTTCCCCGCGCAGGCGGCCCGGCTGAGCGAACAGTACGGTCAGGAACTCGCCGGGATCCCGGAGGGCCGGGCCAAACAGGGCGGGATCGAGGTGGGTACCCGGACGGCAGCCGCGATGATCGCCGCGAGGCGGAACGACGGATCAGACGGCGACCAGCAGTGGGTGATCGGCACGAGACCCGGCGAGTGGCGGCCGACGCCGCCCGCCTTCACCACCGCGGGCGGGATGACCCCGTTCATCCGGCCGTATCTGATTCCGAACGCCGCGATGTTCCGGACGGCGGGGCCGCTGTCGCTCGGCAGCACCGGTTATAGCGCCGATTTCAACGAGATCAAACAGGTCGGCGGAGTGAACAGCTCCGCACGCACGGCGGATCAGACCGAGGCCGCGATCTGGTGGCACGACCGGCATGTGACCGAATGGGAGATCAAACGGCAACTGGCCCGGAATCAGCGCCTGTCCGTTCTGCAGACCGCCCGGATGTTCGCGATGACCGACCTCACCGTCGCCGACACGGGCATAGCCTGCTTCGACGACAAGCGCGCGTGGAGCTTCTGGCGGCCGGTCAGCGCCATTCAGCTCGCCGACACCGACGGCAACCCGGGTACGGCCCCGGACCCGGATTGGATGCCACTGCTCGTCACCCCGCCGTTCCCCGACCACCCGTCCGGCCACACCTGCGCCACGGCGGCACGCATGGCGATCTGGCGCACCGTCCTGGGCAGTGACCGGATCGCCTTCCACGCCTACAGCGAGGCGACCGGCACGACCCGCTACTTCCACAGCTTCTCCGAGGCCGTCGCCGAGGTGGTCTCCGCCCGCGTCTGGGGAGGGATCCACTTCCGTACCGCGAGCGTCCAAGGCAAACAGTTGGGCGACGCGACCAGCGCATACGTATCGGCTCACTACTTCAAGAGACTCCACGGCTAG
- a CDS encoding PadR family transcriptional regulator: MPDFQINPTAAALLGLLHEGAMTGGQLMAAAERRLGPYWSMTRSQVYRELPVLAEMGYVRLGKPGPRSSQPYAITASGKRAFTRWLAESPGRDALRNPVALRVAFGQQHSGDQLQTLYSNANQYHSEAMTMAKEQAKEAKKNGDPFGAAALEFAVAYHKAALTWLKAAPTS; this comes from the coding sequence ATGCCCGACTTCCAAATCAATCCGACGGCGGCTGCCCTTCTCGGCCTCCTCCATGAGGGGGCGATGACCGGTGGTCAGCTGATGGCGGCTGCCGAACGCCGCCTCGGGCCCTATTGGTCGATGACGCGGAGCCAGGTCTACCGCGAACTACCCGTACTGGCCGAAATGGGGTACGTCCGCCTCGGAAAGCCGGGCCCTCGATCAAGTCAGCCCTACGCCATCACCGCGTCCGGCAAGCGTGCCTTCACTCGGTGGCTCGCCGAGTCGCCGGGCCGGGACGCGCTGCGCAACCCGGTCGCGCTGCGGGTCGCCTTCGGCCAGCAGCACAGCGGCGACCAGTTGCAGACGCTCTACAGCAATGCCAACCAGTACCACTCGGAGGCCATGACGATGGCGAAAGAACAGGCCAAGGAGGCCAAGAAGAACGGCGACCCGTTCGGCGCGGCGGCGCTGGAGTTCGCGGTCGCCTATCACAAGGCCGCTCTCACCTGGCTCAAAGCCGCTCCGACGAGTTGA
- a CDS encoding exopolysaccharide biosynthesis polyprenyl glycosylphosphotransferase, with amino-acid sequence MRERFRRALDMGGIEISPLVSVATIGLAAITESLTWDEAPAVTAAMCVSILIVRCGRPFAHFLPLAKRLVPASGPLIFLAMTLASELVARRTHIPTGKFAMVCVAGSLGIVLLSFLRRPRNKAVRIALLGNSELVTALNQALAAHPSVGRVVGYVGDRSADPLQSDADRLGARSELPAIIERNGIDLLLVSSEEARRSAFELLAVNCLDMKVRVLELVSYCEETFGLTALAAMEPRWLESVLHPSYQTGIPRSKRILDVVVSSVAGLLALPVLLVLAILVKMDGGPVLYRQMRIGERGRPFEILKMRSMRSTGGREQWSSRSDPRVTWIGRFMRRTHLDELPQIINVFRGDMSIVGPRPEQPALAEGLRAAIPYYDVRHLVRPGLTGWAQVRGGYAGSEAGSALKVCYDLFYIKHRSFSVDCVILLETVRTLVFDRQWQNAGAHRALALPGSPSARSEQDDSLPPDLVDLGVPL; translated from the coding sequence TTGCGAGAACGATTCCGTCGCGCACTGGACATGGGCGGCATCGAAATTTCACCCCTCGTCTCGGTCGCCACGATCGGGCTTGCCGCCATCACCGAGTCACTGACCTGGGATGAGGCCCCGGCCGTCACGGCGGCCATGTGTGTATCCATTCTGATCGTTCGGTGCGGTCGTCCCTTCGCCCACTTCCTTCCGCTGGCGAAGCGTCTGGTGCCGGCCAGCGGGCCATTGATCTTCCTGGCGATGACGCTGGCCTCGGAACTGGTCGCTCGGCGAACGCACATTCCGACCGGAAAGTTCGCGATGGTCTGCGTGGCCGGCAGCCTGGGCATCGTTCTGCTGTCCTTCCTCCGGCGGCCGAGGAACAAAGCGGTCCGGATCGCGCTGCTGGGCAACTCCGAGCTGGTCACGGCGCTGAATCAGGCGTTGGCGGCGCATCCGTCGGTCGGCCGGGTCGTCGGATATGTCGGTGACCGATCAGCCGACCCGCTCCAGAGCGACGCCGACCGGTTGGGAGCGAGGAGCGAGCTGCCCGCGATCATCGAGCGGAACGGAATCGATCTCCTTCTGGTCTCCTCGGAGGAGGCTCGTCGTTCCGCTTTCGAACTGCTGGCCGTCAACTGTCTCGACATGAAGGTCCGTGTGCTCGAACTGGTCTCGTACTGCGAGGAGACGTTCGGGCTGACCGCGCTGGCGGCGATGGAGCCACGCTGGCTCGAATCGGTGCTGCACCCGAGCTATCAAACGGGCATACCCCGGAGCAAGCGGATCCTCGACGTGGTCGTCAGTTCGGTGGCGGGCCTTCTCGCCCTGCCCGTGCTTCTCGTCCTCGCCATCCTGGTGAAAATGGACGGCGGCCCGGTCCTCTACCGTCAGATGCGGATCGGCGAGCGCGGCCGGCCGTTCGAGATCCTGAAGATGCGCTCCATGCGGTCCACCGGCGGGCGCGAGCAGTGGTCGTCACGTTCGGATCCCCGGGTCACCTGGATCGGGAGGTTCATGCGACGGACCCACCTCGACGAGCTGCCGCAGATCATCAACGTCTTTCGTGGCGACATGAGCATCGTCGGGCCACGACCTGAACAACCGGCTCTGGCCGAAGGCCTGCGGGCGGCGATTCCGTACTACGACGTCCGTCATCTCGTACGGCCGGGCCTGACCGGCTGGGCCCAGGTTCGTGGCGGTTACGCGGGTTCCGAGGCCGGCTCCGCGTTGAAGGTCTGTTACGACCTCTTCTACATCAAGCACCGCTCGTTCTCGGTTGACTGCGTGATTCTCCTGGAGACCGTCCGGACCCTGGTATTCGACCGTCAGTGGCAGAACGCCGGCGCACATCGGGCGCTGGCCCTGCCCGGCAGCCCCAGCGCACGCTCCGAGCAAGACGACTCCCTTCCCCCGGACCTAGTCGATTTAGGCGTGCCCCTGTGA
- a CDS encoding M23 family metallopeptidase, whose product MRYRLIAACLCLLGILGTVLTGPRPAAADRNDDAARAVRRAEALLENASAAARTAATNLARATAAFPAAQNRVATTRGVVVATRVQADLARRNADLARSEHRRVVGDYQVAAGRLDQARARVDEIAATSYMGSRLTRFNMLARSSGPQDMLDRLGLVEYLQTREQEEVRTLFGARREARAAQDRAGAAKRVAEAAERSAVDKLRAAQNAQAAAIRARQALYHLVLARQTALRAAEAQRTTVLAQYRAAVRAEHRVRSSVRGWENRGGVGSRYPGGHLLMPVRGWKSSDYGNRYDPYYRVWQLHAGTDFAAGSGSPIRAAASGRVIQADWNGGYGRYTCINHGRLSGYGFTTCYAHQSRIYVRVGDYVRRGEVIGRVGSTGASTGAHLHFETRFGGVPRNPLNYLPGCLC is encoded by the coding sequence GTGAGGTACCGCCTGATCGCCGCCTGCCTCTGCCTCCTCGGCATCCTGGGAACCGTCCTGACCGGACCCCGACCGGCCGCCGCAGACCGCAACGACGACGCGGCCCGGGCCGTCCGCCGAGCCGAGGCCCTCCTGGAGAACGCGAGCGCGGCCGCCCGTACCGCCGCGACCAACCTGGCCCGCGCCACCGCCGCCTTCCCGGCCGCCCAGAACCGGGTCGCCACCACGCGCGGCGTGGTCGTCGCCACCCGTGTGCAGGCGGACCTGGCTCGCCGCAACGCCGACCTGGCCCGCAGCGAGCACCGGCGGGTCGTCGGCGACTACCAGGTCGCGGCCGGGCGGCTCGACCAGGCCCGGGCCCGGGTCGACGAGATCGCGGCGACGAGCTACATGGGCAGCCGACTCACCCGGTTCAACATGCTCGCCCGATCGAGCGGGCCACAGGACATGCTGGACCGCCTCGGGCTCGTCGAATACCTCCAGACCCGGGAGCAGGAGGAGGTCCGTACCCTCTTCGGCGCCCGGCGGGAGGCCCGCGCCGCGCAGGACCGGGCCGGCGCCGCCAAGCGTGTCGCCGAGGCGGCCGAACGATCAGCCGTCGACAAGCTCCGCGCCGCACAGAACGCCCAGGCGGCCGCCATCCGCGCTCGGCAGGCGCTCTACCACCTGGTGCTCGCCCGGCAGACCGCCCTGCGGGCCGCCGAGGCCCAACGCACCACGGTCCTGGCCCAGTATCGGGCCGCGGTCCGGGCCGAGCACCGGGTCCGGTCGTCGGTCCGCGGCTGGGAGAACCGGGGCGGTGTCGGCAGCCGCTATCCCGGTGGGCACCTCCTGATGCCCGTCCGCGGTTGGAAGAGCAGTGACTACGGCAACCGCTACGACCCCTACTACCGGGTCTGGCAACTGCACGCCGGTACGGACTTCGCGGCCGGCTCGGGCAGCCCGATCCGGGCCGCCGCCTCCGGCCGGGTCATCCAGGCCGACTGGAACGGCGGTTACGGTCGGTACACGTGCATCAACCACGGACGATTGAGTGGGTACGGCTTCACCACCTGCTACGCCCACCAGTCCCGGATCTACGTGCGGGTCGGCGACTACGTCAGGCGTGGCGAGGTGATCGGCCGGGTCGGCAGCACAGGAGCTTCGACCGGAGCGCACCTGCACTTCGAGACCAGGTTCGGCGGGGTGCCCCGCAACCCGCTCAATTACCTCCCCGGCTGTCTCTGCTGA
- a CDS encoding helix-turn-helix transcriptional regulator yields the protein MTEPRFLLLSDVAAELNVSDSQVYHMVRGGELPAIKIGGRGQWRVERAKLEEYIAGKYAETAAWVRDNPLSEREAD from the coding sequence GTGACCGAGCCACGTTTCCTGCTGCTGTCCGACGTGGCGGCCGAGCTCAACGTCTCGGATTCGCAGGTCTATCACATGGTCCGGGGCGGCGAGCTGCCCGCGATCAAGATCGGCGGCCGTGGTCAGTGGCGGGTCGAGCGCGCCAAGCTGGAGGAATACATCGCGGGCAAGTATGCCGAGACCGCCGCGTGGGTCCGCGACAACCCACTCTCCGAGCGCGAGGCGGATTGA
- the ftsX gene encoding permease-like cell division protein FtsX, giving the protein MRVKYVLNEVLVGLWRNVTMTVAMIITMAVSLSMLGASVLLYMQVDQMKDYYYGNIQVSIFLTEDITDGQKATIEQAITGSDLVKDKTYETKEDALKRFQQLWADSPDFVNAINADSLPESYRVTLKNPEQYKDFAKGLEGMPGIRQIIDQSDILEEVFDIFNSIQLAALIVAGFMAVAALLLVGNTIQVAAYSKRREVAVMKLVGASNWFIQAPFVLEAVVAGLIGAILGFVALFIAKVVLLDNKLQALTTILTPIPTGNVLLMLPLLAGVGALVSAVTAWITLRFYLKV; this is encoded by the coding sequence ATGCGCGTGAAGTACGTACTCAACGAGGTCCTGGTGGGCCTGTGGCGAAACGTCACGATGACGGTCGCCATGATCATCACCATGGCCGTCTCGTTGAGCATGCTGGGCGCCAGTGTGCTGCTGTACATGCAGGTCGACCAGATGAAGGACTACTACTACGGGAACATCCAGGTTTCGATCTTCCTGACCGAGGACATCACCGACGGTCAGAAGGCCACCATCGAACAGGCCATCACCGGTAGTGACCTCGTCAAGGACAAGACCTACGAGACCAAGGAAGACGCGCTCAAGCGCTTCCAGCAGCTCTGGGCCGACTCGCCGGACTTCGTCAACGCGATCAACGCGGACAGTCTGCCGGAGTCGTACCGGGTGACGCTGAAGAACCCGGAGCAGTACAAGGACTTCGCCAAGGGCCTCGAGGGCATGCCCGGGATCCGGCAGATCATCGACCAGAGTGACATCCTTGAAGAGGTCTTCGACATCTTCAACTCGATCCAGCTGGCGGCGCTGATCGTCGCGGGCTTCATGGCGGTGGCCGCCTTGCTCCTCGTGGGTAACACCATCCAGGTGGCGGCCTACAGCAAGCGCCGTGAGGTCGCGGTGATGAAGCTCGTCGGCGCATCGAACTGGTTCATCCAGGCGCCGTTCGTGCTGGAGGCGGTGGTCGCCGGTCTGATCGGCGCGATCCTGGGCTTCGTGGCGCTCTTCATCGCCAAGGTGGTCCTGCTGGACAACAAGCTCCAGGCGCTCACCACGATCCTCACCCCGATCCCCACCGGCAACGTGCTGCTCATGCTGCCGCTGTTGGCCGGTGTGGGCGCCCTGGTCAGCGCGGTCACCGCGTGGATCACGCTGCGCTTCTACCTGAAGGTCTGA
- a CDS encoding cellulose binding domain-containing protein yields the protein MAKHATRQFILARLVLGSAAAVLVALVVWVAVVAGGSAGSGEPLMVQPTTNLQAAQGSLPATAPSTESATVTPSLDPSTSASASASPSATASRSPSASASVKPSKSVSRTPSASPSRSASPSPTPDVFTATYSTSANWRDGFIAAVRIVNNDASARDWSVTITYPSSADVEVRGAWNATVSVSGDTVTLRGKSLAGGQSITAGFQGAKDVADAVRPVACSVGGGSCRMG from the coding sequence TTGGCGAAGCATGCCACCCGTCAGTTCATCTTGGCCCGCCTCGTGCTCGGCTCCGCCGCCGCGGTCCTCGTCGCCCTGGTCGTCTGGGTCGCCGTGGTCGCCGGCGGGTCGGCCGGCAGCGGCGAGCCGCTGATGGTCCAGCCGACCACGAACCTCCAGGCCGCCCAGGGCTCCCTGCCGGCCACCGCCCCATCGACCGAATCAGCCACGGTGACGCCGTCCCTCGACCCGTCCACCTCGGCTTCCGCCTCGGCGTCACCCTCGGCGACGGCGTCCCGCTCACCGTCCGCGTCGGCCTCGGTCAAACCTTCAAAGAGCGTCAGCCGTACGCCGAGCGCCTCACCCTCCCGCAGCGCCAGCCCCTCGCCCACGCCTGACGTGTTCACCGCCACCTACTCGACCAGCGCCAACTGGCGGGACGGGTTCATCGCCGCGGTCCGGATCGTCAACAACGACGCGAGTGCCCGCGACTGGTCGGTCACGATCACCTACCCGTCCAGCGCCGACGTCGAGGTGCGCGGCGCGTGGAACGCCACCGTGAGCGTCAGCGGTGACACCGTCACCCTGCGCGGGAAGTCGCTGGCCGGCGGCCAGTCCATCACCGCGGGTTTCCAGGGCGCCAAGGACGTGGCCGACGCGGTACGACCGGTGGCCTGCTCCGTCGGTGGAGGTTCCTGCCGGATGGGTTAA
- the smpB gene encoding SsrA-binding protein SmpB encodes MPREQGRKVVASNRKAYHDYTILDTYEAGMVLTGTEVKSLRAGRSSLVDAFGHEKDGEIYLHGMHIPEYTQGTWTNHEPRRVRKLLLHREEIHKMLGKLRDDGVTLVPLSVYFHNGYAKVELGVAKGKKSYDKRQDMASRDAQREINRAMGRRAKGMD; translated from the coding sequence ATGCCACGGGAACAGGGCCGCAAGGTCGTCGCCTCCAATCGGAAGGCGTACCACGACTACACCATCCTCGACACCTACGAGGCCGGCATGGTCCTCACCGGCACCGAGGTGAAGTCGTTGCGGGCCGGCCGGTCGTCCCTGGTCGACGCGTTCGGCCACGAGAAGGACGGCGAGATCTACCTGCACGGGATGCACATCCCGGAGTACACGCAGGGCACCTGGACCAACCACGAGCCGCGCCGGGTGCGCAAGCTGCTGCTGCACCGCGAAGAGATCCACAAGATGCTGGGCAAACTGCGTGACGACGGCGTCACCCTGGTCCCGCTCTCGGTCTACTTCCACAACGGGTATGCGAAGGTCGAGCTCGGCGTGGCCAAGGGCAAGAAGTCGTACGACAAGCGTCAGGACATGGCCAGTCGGGACGCGCAGCGGGAGATCAACCGGGCGATGGGCCGCCGTGCGAAGGGGATGGACTGA
- a CDS encoding Rv3235 family protein, with protein MRSTAELAPTGSRATIRLRPVPRYEPPFDDEATPQVWTSSRQLTLEWPADGPPTSPPAVIEPPAVVGASGDAKLAVRRFVRLCVEVLNGFRPAAHLRRLALPSHAADVVAQGLAGARRAADLRRARPPAARRPPVGVLKVVLCEPRTGAIEAAVTLITGDRTWAMAFRLELHQQSWSATALLII; from the coding sequence ATGCGCTCGACGGCCGAGTTGGCGCCCACCGGGTCTCGGGCGACGATCCGCCTGCGCCCGGTTCCCCGGTATGAACCCCCGTTCGACGACGAGGCCACGCCACAGGTCTGGACGTCGTCGCGGCAACTGACTCTGGAGTGGCCGGCCGACGGCCCACCGACGTCGCCACCGGCGGTGATCGAGCCACCAGCCGTCGTCGGAGCCTCCGGGGACGCGAAGCTCGCCGTCCGCCGATTCGTCCGGCTCTGCGTCGAGGTCCTCAACGGATTCCGGCCCGCCGCCCACCTGCGGCGGCTCGCGCTGCCGTCACACGCGGCCGATGTGGTCGCCCAGGGCCTGGCCGGGGCACGCCGGGCGGCCGATCTGCGCCGGGCTCGTCCCCCGGCGGCCCGGCGCCCGCCGGTGGGCGTGCTCAAGGTGGTGCTCTGCGAGCCCCGGACCGGCGCGATCGAGGCAGCGGTCACTCTGATCACCGGCGACCGGACCTGGGCGATGGCGTTCCGCCTGGAGTTGCACCAGCAGTCCTGGTCCGCGACCGCCCTCCTGATCATCTGA
- a CDS encoding GumC domain-containing protein, whose product MSAAPVPALTLGGIVRYWRFAAVVIAACVAATSVYVLVVPPKWEASAHILVAPVPADADLSELGVISGSVEPARSVQTAVAVLDTPAAVAATAARLGAPWSPESVDQSVVLEPLGQSYVVEVKAQADSPADAARLATTFAETALATRNSEIRKRATAMLDLRTKMSAGTTSKPSAATVARLELIIRTGDPSLSTDQPASLPTSPVGLKAAYKIALSVVLGLCLAVAGAWARTHGTRPEDEMRAPGYAPDDDGWDK is encoded by the coding sequence GTGTCCGCGGCGCCGGTGCCGGCGCTGACGCTGGGCGGCATCGTCCGCTACTGGAGGTTCGCCGCCGTGGTGATCGCGGCGTGTGTCGCCGCGACGTCCGTCTACGTTCTGGTCGTGCCGCCGAAGTGGGAGGCGTCCGCACACATCCTGGTCGCGCCGGTCCCGGCCGACGCCGATCTGTCGGAGCTGGGCGTCATCAGCGGATCCGTCGAGCCCGCGCGGTCGGTGCAGACGGCTGTCGCGGTGCTCGACACACCGGCCGCCGTGGCGGCCACCGCCGCCCGGCTGGGTGCTCCCTGGAGCCCGGAGTCGGTTGATCAGAGCGTCGTTCTCGAACCGCTGGGACAGAGCTATGTCGTCGAGGTGAAGGCGCAGGCCGATTCGCCCGCCGACGCGGCCCGGCTGGCGACGACGTTCGCGGAGACCGCCCTCGCGACGAGGAATTCGGAGATCAGGAAACGGGCGACCGCCATGCTCGACCTGCGCACCAAGATGTCCGCGGGCACCACGAGCAAGCCGAGTGCGGCCACCGTGGCACGGCTGGAGCTGATCATCCGAACCGGTGATCCGTCACTGTCGACGGATCAACCGGCGAGTCTGCCGACCTCCCCGGTCGGGCTGAAGGCCGCGTACAAGATCGCGTTGTCGGTGGTCCTCGGTCTCTGTCTTGCCGTCGCCGGAGCATGGGCAAGAACCCATGGCACCAGACCCGAGGACGAGATGCGGGCGCCGGGGTACGCACCGGACGACGATGGCTGGGACAAGTGA
- a CDS encoding DUF6912 family protein codes for MTDLVRVYVPATLPMLAALRADGQLGDQATIAHAVTPGLREWYAEGDEEELEYVAFTRAAQGALQLLRHDSSAPRRRVVVSADVPASGLIREDTELGSSTVRLPQAVRLSELASIHVDSTDAEEAIGEAAEVVEEALAGDPDAQFTVDGAEDHELEWYAVSELDELL; via the coding sequence ATCACCGATCTGGTCCGGGTTTACGTGCCGGCCACGCTGCCGATGCTCGCCGCATTGCGGGCCGACGGGCAGCTCGGCGACCAGGCGACGATCGCGCACGCGGTGACTCCCGGCCTCCGGGAGTGGTATGCGGAGGGCGACGAGGAGGAGCTGGAGTACGTCGCCTTCACCCGGGCCGCTCAGGGCGCCCTGCAACTGCTACGGCACGACTCGTCCGCACCTCGCCGGCGAGTGGTGGTGTCGGCCGACGTGCCGGCGTCCGGCCTGATCCGGGAGGACACCGAGCTCGGGTCGAGCACCGTGCGCCTGCCGCAGGCGGTGCGCCTGTCCGAGCTGGCCAGCATCCACGTCGACAGCACCGACGCCGAGGAGGCGATCGGGGAGGCCGCCGAGGTGGTCGAGGAGGCCCTGGCCGGCGACCCGGACGCCCAGTTCACCGTCGACGGTGCCGAGGATCACGAGTTGGAGTGGTACGCCGTCTCCGAGCTCGACGAGCTGCTCTGA